A genomic window from Lotus japonicus ecotype B-129 chromosome 1, LjGifu_v1.2 includes:
- the LOC130735071 gene encoding uncharacterized protein LOC130735071 produces the protein MVAGRNDEAIAEALAMLVGAIGQGQQANLGNHNQDEFRALGKFQRNNPPTFEGAYDPDKAQAWLKAIEKIFRVMNCTDAQKVQFGTHMLEKEAEDWWDNTVQRFEGDGMEITWDLFKGAFLEKYYPEDVRGKKEIEFLELKQGNGTVAEYATKFEELIKFCPHYNTAEAERSKCNKFVNGLRPEIKKVVGYQQIIRFSDLVNRSRIYDEDSRESAAHYKSLKEKKEKGQFRGKPYGNPVDNGKQEAGNDKKPSGGGAPNPVRCYKCGVEGHRSPECLNSEAT, from the coding sequence ATGGTTGCCGGAAGGAATGATGAAGCTATCGCTGAGGCATTGGCAATGTTGGTTGGCGCCATTGGGCAAGGTCAGCAAGCGAACCTTGGGAACCATAATCAGGATGAATTCCGTGCTTTGGGAAAGTTTCAGAGGAACAATCCGCCAACCTTTGAAGGAGCATACGACCCTGACAAAGCACAGGCATGGCTGAAAgcaattgagaagatctttcgaGTCATGAATTGTACTGACGCGCAAAAGGTGCAGTTTGGCACCCATATGCTTgagaaagaagctgaagattggtGGGACAACACTGTTCAGAGGTTTGAAGGTGATGGGATGGAGATTACTTGGGATCTTTTCAAGGGTGcatttctggagaagtactATCCAGAAGATGTGCGtggaaagaaggaaattgagTTTCTTGAACTCAAGCAGGGTAATGGAACCGTGGCGGagtatgctacaaagtttgaGGAATTGATTAAGTTTTGTCCCCACTACAATACTGCCGAAGCTGAGAGATCTAAGTGTAACAagtttgtgaatggtttgagacCTGAGATCAAGAAGGTTGTGGGATATCAACAGATTATCCGATTTTCTGACCTGGTTAACAGGAGTAGGATATATGATGAGGATAGCAGGGAAAGTGCTGCTCACTACAAGtctttgaaagagaagaaagaaaaggggcaATTCAGAGGGAAACCGTATGGGAATCCTGTTGATAACGGTAAACAAGAAGCTGGTAATGACAAGAAGCCGAGTGGGGGAGGAGCTCCTAATCCGGTTAGGTGCTACAAGTGTGGTGTTGAAGGACATCGTTCTCCTGAATGTCTCAATTCAGAAGCAACATGA